The window CACTAATTAAAAATTGAAGTGAAGAAACGGTCGGTTCATAATACTTTTTATAAACATGGTTGGGGTTGTAATTTCCCCAATCAACTACTCCCACACCACTGCCTAAATTGGCCAATAGGGCATGAGCAGCGTAATCGTCACCACTTCCCTGGATACCATACTGAGAAGCAATTGAACCGTTGAGAAGAGTATAACCTGCATCTGACAAATAACCTGGTGCACCAGTGGGAATAAACGTTCCTAAAGCTTCAAAAAGATATTTTCCGCCAGGAGTGACGGAAATATTAATTCCATCAACATCATTTCCGAAAACTTCATATGGTCCACCTACTTGAACCGGAACCAAATCTCCTGGACAAGAATGCTCTCCATCATAAATCGGTACTAACTGACAGGTATGAGTGCAGAAATTTACTCCAGGGGTGGCTCCGTCTTCTCCATCGCACTCTTCTTGTCCTTCTTTTTGCCCATTACCACATTCTTGTTCTTCACCTAAACAAATAACACTGACATCATCAATAAAGGTCCCCAGAGAATCAGCGCTTCCTACGTCAGTAAACTGCAATCGGGTTGGTGCACCTGTAGCAGCAAAAGTGTAATCATGCTCTGACCAGTCGGTATTACCACCACCCGCTCGACTAAAGGTATCAACAACGCTATTATTCCAGCTAAATTAAAGTTGGTTGTTAGCCGCATTGGTGCTTGGCCTGGGTGAAAAATGAAACTTAATCTGGTAATTGTAACCCGGGATAGTAGGTAAATCTTGATAAATTTTAACTGAGGCTGGTTCGCCATTCAAAGTGCTGGTATGATCATTCCAATCAGTATCCAATTCGGCGTGCTGGGAACCACTGTATGGCAACCAGCCACTAACACCTCGGTGTAATTCTAGATGAGCCGGATCAGGGAGAGTCCAGCCACCATAATCAAAAAAGCTCTCCCGCCATTCAACTGTCCAACCCATTCCAGGAGTACCAGAATCAAAAATGTCCCAAGCTTGAGAAGTGGTTACAACCGGACTCTCAAACCCACTATTGACCACCATGTTGACATCAGGTAAACAGACTTGATTCCATTGACAATTATTAGAACAATAATCATCGTTATTCTGATTCCCGTCATCACATTGTTCATTCTCTTCAACAACCCCATTACCACAAGTCCCGTGATTGCCTGGTTCTTCACAAACTTGCTCGGTAGCATCAACCGCATCAAGATCATAACCATCAGCATCATTACCAAAAGGACCGTAGTTGGTGGTGTCGGTAATCTTGACAAATTTTATCCAAGGCAAGCCTGTAGAAGAAAAATCAACGTAGCCAATACCATTACCACCATCATGATTGGTCACTTCCCAGCTTCCTTGCCAATTGCTTCCATCCTGACTAACTTCAACCTGGGCTTTTTCTTCGGGATAACCAACTCTTCCCCATGTCGTTTCATGAAAAGAAAGGTCGTCACCTTCAACATCGACGACCCAGCCGGTAAAAGAAAGAATAATCGAACCACCTACTCCTAAACTGACGAAATTAACATCAGGCTGGGGACTATCAGGTATGCCTAGGGCATCATTAGGATCTGATCTTTCAGGTAAAACTGGTGTAGTATCTTTTCTTGTTCCCTGATTGAAGCCTGCTACTCCTGAAGCCCAAGTCGGACCTTCTACACATTCCTCTTCTTCACTTACCACCTTAAAATTATCAGTTTTAGAACATGAGTTTGGAAAAGTTGGATCTGGGCTAAGCCAAACTTTATATTCACCTCCAGGGTTAGAGGTATCACTAAAATTGGTTAAAGTAAAAAGGTTATAGCAGGAACTAAAAACGCCACCTAAGACAGTGACATCAGCCCCCAAACTTTGACCTAAGAGTGTCCCGTTTGGCTCGGTTACCTTGACATGATAGTTACCATCCGGTAATTCTGATCCACCGCCTTGAGGTCCACCATTTAAATAAACATCATTTTTACTACTATAAAGGTTTAAATTAACGCTTGAGCAAGTAACATCAGTTGTCCAAATCGCTCCACTCAACGGCCCACAAGAATCAGCTGGACGCGAATCTGTAAAAATTCTTGTCGCTAAAACTGTTCCCCCAAAAAAGACTTCTATTACATATTCTCCCTCAATTCCATCCAATTGATAAAGATAGATAAATTTGCCTTCAGCGTCAGTAGTAACTTCATCACTCCCTTCTTCAAAACTGCCATCACCCTTAACAACAGAACCATCGGGGCGAATAACTTTAATCAATAAGATGCTATTTATAGGAAAATTTTCACCGGAAATTATAACTGTTTCCTCCGGCGCGTAATCGTCTTTATCAGTAGATATTGATGCTAATTGACCACTCGGCTCATCTGTCTTTGAAGAATCAAGATCAAAACCACCCATTTGATCCTCTGTGTCTTTTCCATTTTGATTAACGTTTAAGTTTGGATTTGCTAAAACACCAGGATTACTTGGTAACGGGGAGGGTGAAAAACTCGGGCTTGGATTTGGACTCGGGCTTGGATCTGAACTTGGTGACGGACTAGGAGACGAACTAGGAGAAGGGCTTGGATCTGAACTTGGTAACGGAGAGGGTGACGGTAACGAATCTTCTGGTGGTTCAGAATCAAAAGTGGGGGTTTGTCCACCAGAACCAGATGCTTCTTCCTCAGCAAAAACAGATTGAGTTAAAAAGACACTACTATTTAATTGAAGTATTAAAGAAAAAATAGCAAACCAGGTGAAAACCTTGTGGGCTTTTTTGATTTTTCTGGGAGTTAATTTAAAAATATTAAACATCTAAAATAGGAGCAGATTGTTTGTATTATAACGGCCTATATTCTATTTTGTCAAGCCACCAGGAGTCAACTGGAACTTTTAGACTCAATCTGCTTCTTTTGCAATCACGATTAATCTCTTAAGAGTTGTTCCGGGTGGATAGCAAGTTTGCAGGGTTAGAGTCTTACCCTCTAACGTTCCCAGGAATTCCTCAAGCTCTTTTGGCGATAAAATTTTCTTATCAGTTACCTGATAAGTATATTGTCTCTTTTGATAATAGATAATGATTTCATCACTAGGATTCAATTTACCAATTAAATAAAAAACGGCGTTGTAGCGGGTAATGTTTAAAGGGGTATCGCTGGAATGGGCAAAGATAAAAACATTCCCCTCTTTCCCAGGGAAAGCGCTGCCTCGAGCTTGGGCCACACCTTGGGTCAGAACAGGCAAATATTCACTGGGGTTGGTCGGATCAATCCCGGAAAAGATTTGTTCATTAATTTGGATCCTAGGAATGACCAAACCAAAGTCTCTGGATTTGGGAATAATCTTTTCTTCTGAAATTCTTGATTGGGCGATACTGGCTTGGTAACTAAACTCTTCTTTAACAATTGGCAGGTAAATCATACTGATCAGAACTAAACCGCCAATAATTAATAGTATCCCAATTTTTTTAATCATATTGAGGTTCGACTAACTCCCCTTTTCTTTTATCATTTAAAGGAATTTTTAAAGCCCAACTCAGAGTATTGGCCACGGCCACACCGACTCTCAAACCAGTAAAAGAACCTGGACCCAGATTAACTTCGATTTTAGTCAAATCCTTTAAACTTTTTTTGTTCTTTTTTAAAGTCTGATCAATCAAGGCCAAGAGTTTTTGAGATTTAAACTCCTTTGTTTCAAACTCCCAACGTTGATTATCTAAACCAACAATTGTTTTCTGGCTTCTGGCGGTATCAATATAGAGCTTCATAACTTATTCAAACCACTAATTTTAATTTTTCTCTGGTCTTCATCAAGATATTCAAAAAAAAGATCAATTCTTTTTTTAGGTAGAACTTCTTTAATTCTGTCAGCCCATTCAATGACGCTAATTCCCTCTTGATCAGCAAAAATTTCTTTTAAACCCAAACCTTCAGCTTCGCTCTCATTATTAATTCGATATAAATCAATATGATGAAAAATTCTTAAACCGCTTTTCTTAGGCAGTGGATACTGACGAATAAAAATAAAAGTTGGAGAAAGGACTCTTTTCCTAATCCCTAAACCTTGAGCCAAACCCTGAATAAAAGTTGTCTTGCCACTGCCTAATTCACCGTAAAGAGCTAAAATATCGCCTGGTTTTAAATCAACTGCAATTCTTTTGCCCAATTTTTGAGTTTCGCTGGCGCTCTTGGTAATAATTTCCATATCCCTAAACCTCCAAGAAAAATGCCTGACATATTAACCAGTAAATCCCTTATCTGAAAAGTCCTGGTGGGAATAAATGATTGATGAATCTCGTCAGAAAGCGAGTAAAAAAGGGAAAAAATTAAAGGCCAGAGATAATCTTTCTTTTCCTTAAGAGCGTTAAGGGCTCTAAAGAATAAAACAAAAAGAATAGTATAGATAATGAGGTGAAGAAAGCTTCTAATAATCTCGTCCCAAAAAGGATTTTCCGCGGCTCTTAATCTGGGAATCGAAGAAAGATAGAAAATCAAACCACACCAGATAATGACTGGAACCCAAAGAAAGACATTCTGTTTAACTTTCTCCATGTTTTAACTCCTTACGATGAGTATAGCACACCCAAATACCAGAAACGACCAAAAAACCAAAGCCTAAGATTAAAAATAATTTTGGTAATAATTTCCCCCTAGCCGACAGGCTTGACCCTTCTTCCTTGGCTTCCTCGGTTGCTTCCCAAGGAAAAAGACCAGCCGGGGAAGATTCTTCTTCCCCTAAAACTTTGCCTAATAAAGTCGAACCAATGACTTTAACTGGTTTGGCACTAGACGTGAGGCTGGAAGAAGGGCTGGGTGAAGAAATAGTATCAGAGTCTGATTCAGCTAAACTCATGATTGGATTAACTTCATAAAAATCACCAGTTTTAATTATCTTTGTTTCAGTCCAATCCTTGTAATTAGTTTTTTCTAAACGAATTGTATGTTCGCCAAAACCACAACTCACAGAGGTATCACACTGACAACCATCACAAAAAGTCAATGTTTCCGGAGCATAATGATGAAGATAAACATCATCAAGGTAAACTTTAACGCTAGAAAGAAGGTCGCCTTCATCATTTTTAACCTCATTTATTTGAAAAGTGGCGGTGACTAAAATCGGCGAGGGGCTATTAATCGCTTCAGGAGAAGGTGATGGAGTCGGTAAAACTGGACTGAGAGGAGGAGAAGTAGTGTCGGTTAAAGAAAAAATTGTCTCTCCTTCAGAATAAGATTTTGACTTACCATTTAAGCAAGAGGCTTCTGTATACTTAATAATTTTCAGGATGTATTCTCCTAGGCTTCCATCAAAACCTTTCTCTCCGTAGATAATTTTACCAGTCAGGTTGTTCTCCCAAATTTCTCCATTAACTACCACTAAAGGAAAATCAGCACAATTATTATCTTCCATTTCCACCCAATTGTCGTTATTTTTTGTTAAACCAAAATATTCCTGACCGGCTTCCTTATGAACTCCGATACCTAGATAGTGGGAACCACTAATTTTAGTCAACCGGACTCTGACCGTAAATTCTTCATTAATTCCTATTTCATGAGGCGAATCAGTAATTTCTATTTTGGCCAATACTTTTCTGGGAGAAAATAAAAAAATCGCCATTAAGGCGATAGAAAAAGCAACTATTTTAAACCGGATAGGCATTAACTAATTAATAGACATGCAAGTAAAGAGTATCAAGATTGGAATCATCATGATCAACTCGAACATAAGTTAAGCTACAACCAACTCCATAAACACCTTGATATAGCTTACCGGCTTTAACCGCTTTTACTTCACTCGATGAATTACTAACTATGTCAATACCATCATGAAAACTGTAAATTCTTCCTACCCAAGTATGGTGAATCGCCCAAGTATCACCATAACCTTGATTAAATTTAATTGGTGAATTAATCGGCCAAGTCCAGCTACCAGAAGGATTGAAAGGATCACCATCACCACTATTACATTCTGAACCAGAACAATTCTCATAACTAATACTATTATTTAGGTATTTAAAGGGATTATGAGTATTGCCATTTTCGGCGACCATAAAATGAAGGTGCGCGCCCGAGGAATTACATGAACTACTGTCATCTTCACCCCATTTAAGAATGGTGGCGATTTTTTGCCCCTCAGAAACATGACCCGCTTCTATCTCCTTACCTTGACCGGCAAGAATTCCCTGAATAGCAATTAACTCTGCTCTGGCGCTCGAAATCAACTGCTGATAAAGTTTTTCGTCATTTTGAGTGGCCGCCAGGAGTCTTTGTCTGTCCGCTTTTTGTTGAGCTAAAATATTTTTCTGGGATTCAAGTTTTTCTTTAGCGGCTTCTAACTCTGCCTGTTTTTCTTCCTTAACTGTTTTTTGATCAGCGTAATTAGTCCTTACCGTCTCCATCTGAAGCATTAACTTCCGATCATGAAGTTGGATGACTCGAAGATATTTATAACGGCCAACAAAATCAGAAAAGTTCCTGGAAGAAAGAAGTAAAGCAAAGGAATCAATCTTGCCTTTTTTGTAAGTTTCGGCAATCCGTTTGACTAGGATTTGAGAAAGTTGATCAAGAGAAACGTCTAAATAGCCAATCTTGGTGGAAAGAGCCCCAACTTCTTCTTCTATCTTCTCTATTTCAGCGACAGTGGTGTAAATTTGGGCGGTGGCCAAAGCAATACTGGCATCAAATCTGCTTAGCTCGGTCTTAAGGGTCGTAATCGCTTCCGCTTTTTGACTTGAAAGCTTATTCCAAACATCAATACATTCTTCCAAATGTTTCCGCCCGGTTTCCAGATCTCGCTGACATTCTTCATCCGTAATCTTGGCGTTAACAACAGGAGTTGAAAGAAAAAGGGAAACAATTAAGGCAATTAAAAGAAAAAAATATTTTTTTGGGATAGACAACATCTTACTTCAGATATCTTCTAACCGCAATGAAGCTACCTAAGGTTCCGATGATTGCACCCAAAAGAAGTTCTCCTCCTAGAACCGCCAGCATAAAGAAGATGGGCACTGGCAAGATAGGAATACCTGCCAAGAAATCAATCAAAAATGGTGTGGCGTAAAGTAAGAGAAGATAGGCAACGCCCCAGGCAATCAGAGCACCGATAGTTCCATAGAAAATACCCTCAAGAAGAAAAGGAACGCCAATAAAACCCTTGGAAGCCCCAATCAACTCCATAATTTCCACTTCCTCCTTACGCAGGGCGACTTTCATCCCAATAATCACCAGAATGGTCAGTAAACCGGCTAAGCTAAAGGCAATTGCCAAACCAAGACCAACGAGACGAATATTGGTTGTCCATTTATTAAGGGCTTCAACCACATCTTGCTGGAAAATGACTTCCTCCACCCCTGGCTCCTGGCGCAGAATTTCCGCGATTTCCCCCAGATAATTAATATTGATTGTTGAGACTTCTAAAGAAGCGGGCAGAATATTGGCGGTGACCATTTCCAAAAGTAAAGGGTCGTCTCTATTCTGTTCTCGATAAATGGCTAAGGCTTCTTCTTTAGAAATATATTTCATTTCCTTAACCTTGTCCGTTTCGGCTAGCTTGGCCTTGAGTAAATCAATTTCTCCAAGAGTGACTTGATCTTCAAAAAAAGCCGTGACTTGAGGCCGAGTCTCAAAAAAATTAAGAATTGCCTGGGAACCAGCCCCCAGTAGGGTAAAAACAGAAATAATGAAGAAAGTTAAAATCATAATCGACAAGGCCGCCAATGATTGATAAGGCGAACGGCGAATATGAGTCCAAGTGGTTCTAAAAATTTGTTTCATCTTTTTACTTATTTTATCTTATATTTGCCTTGCTTTTTATCAGAAACTAATTTACCTTTATCTAATTCAATCACTCTTTCTTTCATCGAATTAACAATTTCAAAATTATGAGTGGCCATAATCACGGTTTTACCGGTTTGATTAATTTTCTGCAAGAGCCTGACAATCTGCCAGGCCGTGGCGACATCGAGATTACCGGTCGGCTCATCGGCAACCACAATCTCTGGCTGGCCAACGACTGCTCGGGCTAAACCAACTCGCTGAAGTTCGCCGCCGGCTAATTGGGAAGGAAAAAGATTAGCCCTTTCTTTTAAGCCCACCAGTTTGAGAATTTTAGGAATTTCTTTTTCAATTTCTTTTTCATCCTTACCCAGGACCCTTAAGGCCAAAGCGACATTTTCCCAAACCGTTCTGTCAGTCAATAATTTAAAGTCCTGAAAAACCACCCCAATTCTTCTTCGCAATTGAGGGATATCATTTTTCTTCATTTCTATTAAGTTAAAACCGTCTACTTTAATCTTGCCTGAAGTAGGCAGATAGTCCCTTAACATTAAACGAATAATGGTTGTCTTGCCAGCGCCTGATGGTCCGGTCACAAAAACAAACTCTCCGGGTTCAATCTCAAAAGAAACATCCTCCAGAGCCACAATTTCACCAAACTTCTTGGTAACTTTTTTAAACTTGACCATCTTTAAACACCATCAGGACAAGAACTAAGAACTTTAACCCGACCGACATCCATCAACCAACCTGCCTCTTGACCAGCAAACGTCTCTCCCCAAACCTGAACACATTTATCGACGAATTGATTCAAATCCAAAACTGAACTGGTTAGATAAGCCGTCTGACTTTCGCCACCCGGCCGGATTAAGATATGGGAACCATCAAGCACTTTCTCGTTATCGTTAACCTTGATTCGTCCTTGGGCAGTGTCCCGAAAAACCTCTTCATCTTTAATGCCCACCTCATCTGGTCCTTGAATAGCCTTGCCCCCTCCTATTAACTCAGTTTCGGTGGTTGGCCCGGTTGATTTTCGGTTGGCAAGAACATAGCCACTACCTATCCCCGCTAAAATAATGACAACAATGGCCACCGCCGGAATCAAGTTCTTTTTTAAA of the Patescibacteria group bacterium genome contains:
- a CDS encoding DUF4215 domain-containing protein, which produces MFNIFKLTPRKIKKAHKVFTWFAIFSLILQLNSSVFLTQSVFAEEEASGSGGQTPTFDSEPPEDSLPSPSPLPSSDPSPSPSSSPSPSPSSDPSPSPNPSPSFSPSPLPSNPGVLANPNLNVNQNGKDTEDQMGGFDLDSSKTDEPSGQLASISTDKDDYAPEETVIISGENFPINSILLIKVIRPDGSVVKGDGSFEEGSDEVTTDAEGKFIYLYQLDGIEGEYVIEVFFGGTVLATRIFTDSRPADSCGPLSGAIWTTDVTCSSVNLNLYSSKNDVYLNGGPQGGGSELPDGNYHVKVTEPNGTLLGQSLGADVTVLGGVFSSCYNLFTLTNFSDTSNPGGEYKVWLSPDPTFPNSCSKTDNFKVVSEEEECVEGPTWASGVAGFNQGTRKDTTPVLPERSDPNDALGIPDSPQPDVNFVSLGVGGSIILSFTGWVVDVEGDDLSFHETTWGRVGYPEEKAQVEVSQDGSNWQGSWEVTNHDGGNGIGYVDFSSTGLPWIKFVKITDTTNYGPFGNDADGYDLDAVDATEQVCEEPGNHGTCGNGVVEENEQCDDGNQNNDDYCSNNCQWNQVCLPDVNMVVNSGFESPVVTTSQAWDIFDSGTPGMGWTVEWRESFFDYGGWTLPDPAHLELHRGVSGWLPYSGSQHAELDTDWNDHTSTLNGEPASVKIYQDLPTIPGYNYQIKFHFSPRPSTNAANNQL
- a CDS encoding sortase yields the protein MIKKIGILLIIGGLVLISMIYLPIVKEEFSYQASIAQSRISEEKIIPKSRDFGLVIPRIQINEQIFSGIDPTNPSEYLPVLTQGVAQARGSAFPGKEGNVFIFAHSSDTPLNITRYNAVFYLIGKLNPSDEIIIYYQKRQYTYQVTDKKILSPKELEEFLGTLEGKTLTLQTCYPPGTTLKRLIVIAKEAD
- the tsaB gene encoding tRNA (adenosine(37)-N6)-threonylcarbamoyltransferase complex dimerization subunit type 1 TsaB; this translates as MKLYIDTARSQKTIVGLDNQRWEFETKEFKSQKLLALIDQTLKKNKKSLKDLTKIEVNLGPGSFTGLRVGVAVANTLSWALKIPLNDKRKGELVEPQYD
- the tsaE gene encoding tRNA (adenosine(37)-N6)-threonylcarbamoyltransferase complex ATPase subunit type 1 TsaE, coding for MEIITKSASETQKLGKRIAVDLKPGDILALYGELGSGKTTFIQGLAQGLGIRKRVLSPTFIFIRQYPLPKKSGLRIFHHIDLYRINNESEAEGLGLKEIFADQEGISVIEWADRIKEVLPKKRIDLFFEYLDEDQRKIKISGLNKL
- a CDS encoding VanZ family protein, which produces MEKVKQNVFLWVPVIIWCGLIFYLSSIPRLRAAENPFWDEIIRSFLHLIIYTILFVLFFRALNALKEKKDYLWPLIFSLFYSLSDEIHQSFIPTRTFQIRDLLVNMSGIFLGGLGIWKLLPRAPAKLKNWAKELQLI
- a CDS encoding permease-like cell division protein FtsX, with product MKQIFRTTWTHIRRSPYQSLAALSIMILTFFIISVFTLLGAGSQAILNFFETRPQVTAFFEDQVTLGEIDLLKAKLAETDKVKEMKYISKEEALAIYREQNRDDPLLLEMVTANILPASLEVSTININYLGEIAEILRQEPGVEEVIFQQDVVEALNKWTTNIRLVGLGLAIAFSLAGLLTILVIIGMKVALRKEEVEIMELIGASKGFIGVPFLLEGIFYGTIGALIAWGVAYLLLLYATPFLIDFLAGIPILPVPIFFMLAVLGGELLLGAIIGTLGSFIAVRRYLK
- the ftsE gene encoding cell division ATP-binding protein FtsE; this encodes MVKFKKVTKKFGEIVALEDVSFEIEPGEFVFVTGPSGAGKTTIIRLMLRDYLPTSGKIKVDGFNLIEMKKNDIPQLRRRIGVVFQDFKLLTDRTVWENVALALRVLGKDEKEIEKEIPKILKLVGLKERANLFPSQLAGGELQRVGLARAVVGQPEIVVADEPTGNLDVATAWQIVRLLQKINQTGKTVIMATHNFEIVNSMKERVIELDKGKLVSDKKQGKYKIK